The following are from one region of the Cloacibacillus sp. genome:
- the proS gene encoding proline--tRNA ligase, whose protein sequence is MAKNITPKEKDYSQWYLDVIRVAEMADYAPVRGCMVVRPTGYAVWEQIQKFFDDAFKETGHVNASFPLLIPQSFLSKEAEHVEGFAPECAVVTHAGGEELEEPLIVRPTSETVIGHMYSKWVQSWRDLPILINQWCNVMRWEKRPRLFLRTSEFLWQEGHTAHASKEEAVAETLQMLEVYRRIMTDYLALPVLEGEKTEGERFPGADNTYTCETMMSDKKALQAGTSHYLGQNFAKAFEIQFQNKDGEMEFAYTTSWGVSTRLIGALIMTHSDNDGLILPPRIAPVKAVILPISTDYAKIENEIMPKAAELKAELNKALGGRFVNIDTQFHMRPGDRFFSHLQKGVPLRLELGEREFAAEKLRAVRRDTGEKLEISWADAPTVIPALLEEIQMNLYNRALEFRKANTHSAANMEEFRELLDKEGGFIEVFFAGGKEDEKAIKEATGATPRCFPIESQDERGRCFYTGKEGARKAIFAKAY, encoded by the coding sequence ATGGCAAAGAACATTACGCCGAAGGAAAAAGATTATTCACAGTGGTATCTCGACGTCATCCGCGTCGCGGAGATGGCCGACTACGCGCCGGTGCGCGGCTGCATGGTGGTGCGCCCTACCGGTTACGCAGTCTGGGAGCAGATACAAAAATTTTTTGACGACGCCTTCAAAGAGACGGGACACGTGAACGCCTCGTTCCCGCTGCTCATCCCGCAGTCCTTCCTTTCAAAAGAGGCGGAGCACGTCGAGGGATTCGCCCCCGAATGCGCCGTTGTGACTCACGCCGGCGGCGAGGAGCTGGAAGAGCCTCTCATCGTTCGTCCCACCTCCGAGACCGTCATCGGCCACATGTACAGCAAATGGGTGCAGTCATGGCGCGACCTTCCCATACTCATCAACCAGTGGTGCAACGTCATGCGCTGGGAGAAGCGCCCTCGCCTCTTCCTGCGCACCTCTGAGTTCCTTTGGCAGGAGGGGCACACGGCACATGCCTCAAAAGAGGAGGCCGTAGCCGAGACGCTGCAGATGCTTGAGGTCTACCGCCGCATAATGACAGACTATCTCGCGCTGCCCGTGCTTGAGGGCGAAAAGACGGAAGGCGAGCGCTTCCCGGGCGCAGACAACACATACACCTGCGAGACGATGATGAGCGACAAAAAAGCTTTGCAGGCGGGCACCAGCCACTACCTCGGACAAAATTTCGCAAAGGCCTTCGAGATACAGTTCCAGAATAAAGACGGCGAGATGGAATTTGCATACACGACTAGCTGGGGCGTCTCAACGCGTCTTATCGGAGCACTCATAATGACGCATTCCGACAACGACGGCCTCATCCTGCCGCCGCGCATAGCGCCGGTCAAGGCCGTCATCCTTCCCATTTCGACTGACTACGCAAAAATAGAAAACGAAATAATGCCGAAGGCAGCGGAGCTTAAGGCCGAACTGAACAAGGCGCTTGGCGGACGCTTCGTCAATATCGACACGCAGTTCCACATGCGCCCAGGCGACCGTTTCTTCTCGCATCTGCAAAAGGGCGTGCCGCTTCGCCTTGAGCTCGGCGAAAGAGAGTTTGCCGCTGAAAAACTGCGCGCTGTGCGCCGCGACACAGGCGAAAAGCTTGAAATATCCTGGGCCGACGCGCCGACCGTCATCCCAGCTCTGCTTGAAGAGATACAGATGAACCTCTACAACCGCGCGCTGGAGTTCCGCAAGGCAAACACCCATTCCGCGGCGAACATGGAAGAGTTCAGGGAGCTGCTCGACAAAGAGGGCGGATTCATCGAAGTCTTCTTCGCCGGCGGCAAAGAAGACGAAAAGGCGATAAAAGAGGCCACAGGCGCAACCCCTCGCTGCTTCCCGATAGAGAGCCAGGACGAACGCGGACGCTGTTTCTACACCGGAAAAGAGGGCGCAAGAAAGGCGATATTCGCAAAGGCCTATTAA
- a CDS encoding lipase family protein, with protein sequence MRIKGWSFWGLLLLLFASVIAAGGCGGSDSANAPGDLENFKVEQTITSSDWDARIQEMYAQLAASNSGANAEGWSEVFKRLGAMESVAHLTDYCDGGLSSIKLEYWTKNAKGDLVQATAALFIPNSSRTAYKAPIIAIQHPTEVMRKNSPSKMVNYPWYNITDAAQAQMHLAATIARCGYIVVLPDYLGMGDNTDVHPYCHELLADSVSDAITAAIALVKDFKGTNSALPAGWDEKKIMLMGYSEGAYASMIAAKKMQAEKKLPVTAVAALDGPYSLSGTMRGVMLTAGKEFTSPYFLPYFMNAYDAVYGASIPEVKFDFTVRNDSPKYADYPAELRKMMDGSHTDAEINSLMKDAFADYHGPSTIFSQKFLALLKDESGVVTQTMKKNNSFYNWAPLMPVKMYHHVSDDLVPRKNMDEAQAAFLAAGAAQKDIITEPFDGYVEIGSSIHEKAFLIAFLRAVYWLDNYGYGGRFKE encoded by the coding sequence ATGAGAATAAAAGGTTGGTCGTTCTGGGGATTGCTGTTGCTGCTTTTTGCGTCGGTCATAGCGGCGGGAGGGTGCGGCGGTTCCGACAGCGCAAACGCGCCGGGAGATTTGGAAAATTTTAAAGTAGAGCAGACCATCACCTCGTCCGATTGGGACGCCCGTATACAGGAGATGTATGCTCAGCTTGCCGCCAGCAATAGCGGCGCCAACGCCGAAGGGTGGTCGGAGGTATTTAAGCGTTTGGGGGCTATGGAAAGCGTCGCGCATCTTACTGATTACTGCGACGGAGGCCTAAGCTCAATAAAGCTGGAATATTGGACCAAGAACGCTAAAGGCGATCTGGTGCAGGCCACCGCCGCGCTGTTTATTCCTAACTCTTCCCGTACCGCGTACAAAGCCCCGATCATCGCAATTCAGCATCCGACAGAGGTGATGCGCAAAAATTCTCCGTCGAAGATGGTGAATTACCCTTGGTATAATATTACGGACGCCGCGCAGGCGCAGATGCACCTTGCCGCCACGATAGCGCGGTGCGGATATATCGTTGTGCTGCCTGATTATCTCGGCATGGGCGACAATACCGACGTTCATCCATACTGTCACGAGCTGCTTGCCGACAGTGTAAGCGACGCTATAACCGCCGCCATCGCATTGGTCAAGGATTTCAAAGGAACTAATTCCGCTCTTCCTGCTGGATGGGATGAGAAGAAAATTATGCTGATGGGCTATTCCGAGGGAGCCTATGCCTCAATGATCGCCGCGAAGAAGATGCAGGCGGAGAAGAAGCTCCCCGTGACCGCCGTAGCGGCGCTCGACGGCCCCTATTCTCTTTCTGGGACAATGCGCGGCGTGATGCTTACGGCGGGCAAGGAGTTCACGTCCCCCTACTTTCTGCCATATTTTATGAACGCCTATGACGCCGTTTACGGCGCAAGCATACCAGAGGTGAAGTTTGATTTCACCGTTCGCAACGATAGTCCAAAATACGCGGATTATCCCGCCGAGCTGCGCAAAATGATGGACGGCAGCCACACTGACGCCGAGATCAACAGTCTGATGAAGGACGCCTTCGCTGACTATCATGGGCCGAGCACGATATTCTCGCAGAAATTCTTGGCGCTGCTTAAGGATGAGAGCGGCGTAGTCACCCAGACTATGAAAAAGAACAACAGCTTCTACAACTGGGCTCCGCTGATGCCTGTAAAAATGTACCATCATGTCAGCGACGACCTCGTGCCGCGCAAAAACATGGATGAGGCGCAAGCCGCCTTTCTTGCGGCTGGAGCGGCCCAAAAGGACATTATTACCGAGCCGTTTGACGGTTATGTAGAGATAGGCTCCAGTATTCATGAAAAGGCGTTTCTCATTGCATTCCTCAGAGCTGTTTATTGGCTTGACAACTACGGATACGGCGGACGATTCAAAGAATGA
- a CDS encoding SbcC/MukB-like Walker B domain-containing protein yields SKACELALREIKTAGEQISELAQCIAREDKRIERRALLENLIPQKEAEKENDLAALRKLEIAAAERESALCAKLENLNALSSKLKFRDKKSAAQAAAEQSAALELLEKRQRVAREEAQKGRAARDAAAGEATGLEKELLNFTPEDMGKIEATLSSAAEKKASASKLRDETAARLRGNRRAAASIRQAAGLAAAAEAKRALVAPLSETANGALSKKPRIMLETYVQTAYFDRIIERANLRLMIMSGAHYELKRRVEESPQRGKIGLDLDVVDHYNGSRRSVKTLSGGEAFMASLSLALGLADEIQQKTGGVRLDTLFVDEGFGSLDESSLESALKALSALSGGGRLVGIISHVAELKEKIDKQIIVTKDRDAGSSVRVYA; encoded by the coding sequence GTCAAAGGCCTGCGAGCTTGCGCTACGTGAAATAAAAACTGCCGGAGAACAAATCAGCGAACTTGCGCAGTGCATTGCGCGTGAAGATAAAAGGATAGAGCGGCGCGCGCTGCTTGAAAACCTCATACCGCAAAAAGAGGCGGAAAAAGAAAACGACCTAGCTGCGCTGCGCAAACTCGAAATAGCCGCAGCAGAACGTGAAAGCGCGCTTTGCGCAAAGCTGGAAAACCTTAACGCGCTCTCTTCCAAACTAAAGTTCCGTGACAAAAAAAGCGCAGCACAGGCCGCCGCAGAGCAGAGCGCCGCTCTTGAATTATTGGAAAAACGTCAACGCGTCGCGCGTGAAGAGGCGCAAAAGGGCCGAGCCGCACGCGACGCGGCGGCTGGAGAGGCAACCGGGCTTGAAAAAGAACTTTTGAATTTTACGCCCGAAGATATGGGGAAAATAGAGGCGACGCTTTCGTCAGCCGCGGAGAAAAAGGCCTCCGCCTCAAAACTGCGCGACGAGACGGCGGCGCGTCTTCGCGGCAACAGAAGAGCGGCCGCCTCCATCCGACAGGCGGCTGGCCTCGCCGCTGCGGCGGAAGCAAAAAGGGCGCTCGTAGCTCCGCTTTCGGAGACCGCAAACGGCGCTCTTTCAAAGAAACCGCGAATAATGCTTGAGACCTACGTTCAGACAGCCTATTTCGACAGGATAATAGAGCGCGCCAACTTGAGGCTAATGATAATGTCCGGCGCTCATTACGAACTGAAACGCAGAGTGGAGGAAAGCCCGCAAAGAGGCAAGATAGGCCTCGACCTCGACGTCGTCGACCACTACAACGGCAGCCGCAGGAGCGTGAAAACTCTCTCCGGCGGAGAAGCGTTCATGGCTTCGCTCTCTCTTGCGCTCGGCCTCGCGGACGAGATACAGCAAAAGACCGGAGGAGTGCGCCTTGATACGCTCTTTGTTGACGAAGGCTTCGGCTCTCTTGACGAAAGCTCGCTGGAAAGCGCCTTAAAGGCGCTCTCCGCCCTAAGCGGCGGCGGACGCCTCGTAGGCATCATCTCGCACGTAGCGGAATTAAAGGAAAAAATAGACAAACAGATAATAGTGACAAAAGACAGAGACGCGGGAAGCTCCGTCAGGGTCTACGCATGA